In Myxococcota bacterium, the DNA window GCGCTCGATCCGGCGGGGCTAACCGGCTTGGCTCCCGTCGCGCGCCTGCGTTCCCTGCTCTTCGCGCCCGCGGTCCGGCCCGACTTCCTGCGGCGCCTGCCCGAACGCGGCGCCGATGGCGTCGTGATCGACTGCGAGGACGCGACGCCGCCGAACGCCAAGGCCGAGGCGCGCGAGAATGCCCGCGCCCTCGCGCCCGAGCTGGCCGCCGCGGGGGCGTCGGTCTTCGTGCGGGTGAATGCGGTCGCCTCCGAATGGTTCGAGGCCGACGTGCGTGAGGCGCTCTGCCCGGAGCTCGCCGGGATCATCGTCCCGAAGCTCGATCGCACCGAACAGCTGCGGGAGGCGACGGCGCTGCTGGCGGCCCACCGGCTCGAGCTGCCGATCCTGGCCGGCCTCGAGACCGCACTCGGTGTCGCCGACGCGCGCGAGCTGCTCGCACATCCGAGTGTCTTCGCGGCCTACTTCGGCGCCGAGGACTTCATCGCTGACATGGGTGGGGTGCGCACCGAGTCGAGCCAGGAGGTGCTCTACGCGCGTTCCCGGGTGGCGCTGGCCGGGCGGCTCGCCGGTGTGCTGACCCTCGACCAGGTGGTGACCGACTTCCGCAACGACGCGCTGTTCCGGCGCGAAGTCGAGGAAGCGCGTGCCATCGGCTACCGCGGGAAGCTCTGCATCCACCCCACCCAGGTGGTACTCGCGAACGAGGGCTTCGTGCCCAGCGCGGAGGAAGTCGATTTCGCGCGGCGTCTGCTCGCAGCCTACGACGCCGCGTCGGCCCGCGGTCTGGCCGCGATCGATTTCGAAGGACAGATGGTCGACGAACCCCTGGCCGCCCGGGCGAGGCAGACCCTGGCGGCCGCCGAGGAGACCCATGAGTGACGCACCGCGACCCCACACGGGCCTCTGGTTCGAGGAGTTGGAACGCGGCCGCGTGGTCCATCATGCGATCCGACGCACGATCACCGAAGCCGACAACGTGCTCTTCACGTCGATCACCATGAACCCCGCCTGGCTCCACCTCGACTTCGACTACGCGAAGAACGAGACCGAGTTCGGGAAGCCGCTCGTGAACTCGATGCTGACCCTCGCGACGGTGATCGGGATCAGCGTGCACGAGACCACGCTGGGCACCACCGTGGCGAACCTGGGATTCCAGGAGGTCACGTTTCCGGCGCCGCTCTTCCACGGCGACACGCTGCGAGTGGAGACGGAAGTGGCGTCGGCGCGGCTCTCGAAGTCGCGCCCGAACCAGGGCATCGTCCGCTTCGAGCACCGCGCCTTCAACCAGGACGACACCCTCGTCTGCCGCGCGGTGCGCGACGCGCTGATGCACACCCGACCTTGAGAGAATTCCCGTAGGATACGGCGGTTGCTGGGGCGCGCCGCCCGAGTGAAAACGACGGGAGACGGGTGTGTGTTCCTGGTTGAAGTGTGCTGACCCTGCTCGGCTCCTCGATGAGACGCACGCGCTGCCGCACCGGTGGCGGAGGAGCTCTTGGTATTCGCTGAAGCGAGCGGCGCGGTTTCTCTGCCGATTTCCCGCGTTGGCCCGTCGCCACTGGGCGATTTACCTCGGCCTGGGGGTCGCGATCAGCTTTACCTGCCTTTGGATGTACGATGCGCAAGGCAATGGCCGGCGTGGATCTGTTGACCTCAGGGCGGTCGCCACCTTCTGGTCGATCGCGGCCGTCCTCTACGCGGGAATGCGGATCGCGGTGGCCCAGACCGGTCCGGCCCTCCTGCGGCATTTCAACTCCCCGGAGATGTACTCGGCCCGACGACGGGCCTATCAGGAGGCCACGCTCTGGTCCTGCGGTGATCGCTACGCCCTAGTGCCCTACCTCAACCACAACGGACCCAGCTGGGTGTCACCGGTTCCGGCGGATCAGGATACGGTCGTGAGTCTGTCGCAAGTCTTCGCCTTCGTCCTGGAGGCGAAGGAGTTCGACGATCGGGGCCTCTTGTCTTGGGGGGCGCGGAGGATGTTCCAGGACCGACTCTCCTGGTTCATGCCCATCGCGAGAGAGATGCGAGAGCACTGCGACGCTTACGAGGCCCTGCTACGTCATGAGAACCGCACCGACGCGATTGTTCCCTATCGTCTCGATGCGGTGGAGAACTGGATGCGGTGGCGATTGTGCCTGGGAAAGTTCGCCAGAAACCGCGGCGACTCGCGGACGCCTCCTGAGGCCGCTGAGCACACGCCTCGTGAGATCGCCGCACAATCGGTTCTTGAGCCCGTCGCGCAGACAACTCCTGAGCCCGCTGCGCAGACCACTCCGGAGGGCGCTACCGGGAAAACCCGGAAGCCCGGTCCACGGAAGGTCCGCACGCGATTCTTGGGCTGCAGCGAAAGGGATCTCTCCGCTAGCAGCGTCGTTATCTCGACCCTCGGGAAGCCGCGTAGAGTCAAGGGCGATGAACACACGGTCGTGGATGTCTTCGGGGTCCCGGACCCCCGTTCGTTTCGTCAGCTCTGGGAGCGACTGCCGACGCCAGCAGGAGACGGCCCGGTGGGTCATCGCTGGGATCGAACTTGGCTGGACGACGTCTGTACGCGTGTAGCTGGCGGGGGGTGGGAGCGCTCTGTTCGGCGCATCGATCGGTCCGAAGCCGAAGAGATCTACCGGCGCCTTTGGTCCCAGGGATTCGAAGTCAAGAACACTATCGAGGGGTCTCCTTTGTCTCGCCTTTTCAGCGTTCACTCGACTTCTCATCCCGATGCTGAGTCCACGGAGGGCTCCGAAAGATCAAAGGCAGAGGTGGGTAGCGCAGGGTGAGTCCCCCCCTGCATTGATACCGGCGTGCCATCTCCGTCACCCTGAATCCGGAACCGTGTAGCGGTAGAGGTTGCGGGTCTCTCCGCTCACCGGGGCTTCCTTCCAGAACTCGAAGCCGAGCTTGGTGATCGTGCGGATCGAGGCCGCGTTCGGCGGGTGGATGATCGCGAGGATCTCTGCGCGGACGGCCGGTTCGGCGAGATCGAGGAGCGCTGCGCTGGCTTCGGTGGCATAGCCCTGGCCCCGCGCCTCGGCGACGAGGCGGTAGCCCCACTCGAGCCGCCGCCTGCCCTCGAAGTCGAACCCGTCGACGCCGCAGTAGCCGACCAGGGTTCCGCTGGATCGCTCGATGATCGGTTGCTTGCCGAAGGCGACTTCGTTCGCCACGTGGAGCATGCGGTCGAAGCGCTCCGAGGCAGCTTCGGCGGTCATCACCCCGTCGGAGAACTCCATGAAGGTGTCGTTCGTGAAGAGCGCGACGAAGCGCGCGCGATCGCTCTCGCGGGGCGGTCGGATCTCGAGGCGCTGGGTTCGCACGCGGGCCTAGCCGGACAGCTCGGCGCGGTCGCGGAAGTGTTCGAGGGCCTCGGGGTTGGCGAGCGCCTCGGCGTTCTTGACCGGGCGGCCATGGATCACCTCGCGAACCGCCAGCTCGACGATCTTGCCGCTGCGGGTGCGCGGGATGTCGGGCACGTCGAGGATGTGGGCCGGGACGTGGCGCGGCGAGGCGTGCTGGCGGATGCGCTGGCGGATCTCGGCGCGCAGCGCTTCGTCGAGCGCGGCCGCGGCGCGCAGCTTGACGAACAGGACCACCCGGACGTCGCCCTCCCAATCCTGCCCGACCGCGATGGCTTCCTCGACGCTGGGCAGGCTCTCGACCTGGCGATAGATCTCGGCGGTCCCGATGCGCACGCCGCCCGGGTTGAGCACCGCGTCCGAGCGGCCCTGGACGAGAAAGCCGCCGTGCTCGGTGCGCGCCACGAAATCGCCGTGGCACCAGACATTCGGGAAACGCTCGAAGTAGGCGGCGTGGTAGCGCGCGCCGTCGTCGTCGTTCCAGAAGCCGAGGGGCATCGATGGGAAGGGCCGCTTGCAGACGAGCTCACCGGTCTCGCCCCGGAGCGGCCGGCCCGCGTCGTCGAAGACGTCGACGTCCATCCCGAGGCCCGCCATCTGCAGCTCGCCGCGGTACACGGGGCTCGTCGGGTCACCGAGCACGAAGCACGACACGATGTCCGTGCCGCCCGAGATCGACGCGAGGTGCACGTCGGACTTCAGCTCGCGATACACCCAGTCGAAGCTCTCGGGCACCAGCGGTGAGCCCGTCGACAGCACGCTGCGCAGGGCCGAGAGATCGTGGCTGGTGCGCGGCGAGACGCCGGCCTTCGCCGCCGCGTCGAGGAATTTCGCCGAGGTGCCGAAGATCTGGGTGCGCTCCTCGGCGGCGTAGTCGAAGAGGGCCGTTGGCTCGGGGTGGAAGGGGGATCCGTCGTAGAGCTGGAGCGTCGCCTCGGACGCCAGGCCCGAGGCCAGCCAGTTCCACATCATCCAGCCCAGGGTCGTGAAGTAGAAGAGCCGGTCGCCGGGGCGCACGTCGGTGTGCAGGCGCTGCTCCTTCAGGTGTTGGAGCAGGGTGCCGCCGGCGCCGTGCACGATGCACTTCGGCGGACCGGTGGTGCCCGAGGAGTAGAGCACGTAGAGCGGGTGATCGAAGGGAAAGCGCGGGAAGTCGAGTTCGGCCGGGCCTTCGGGCGGGAGGAAGGCGTCGACATCGAGGCTGCCGGCGGGCGCCAGGTGTTCCTCGAAGTCGGAGGCGTAGGGCAGGAGCACGATCGCCTCGAGGCTCGGCAATCCCGCCGCCACCGTCTCCAGCTTGGCGAGGACGTCGTGCCGCTTGCCGCCGTAGAAATAGGCATCGACCGTCACGAGCAGGCGCGGTTCGACCTGGCCGAAGCGGTCGAGGACGCCGCGGGCGCCGAAGTCGGGGGAGCAGGAGGTGAAAGTCGCTCCGCGGCTGGTCGTCGCGAGCATCACCGCGATCGCCTCGGGCAGGTTCGGCAGCCACGCAGCGACGCGATCCCCTGGGCCGATCTCGTACGCGGCCAGGGCCGCCTGCCAGCGAGCGGTCTCGCGCCAGAGACGCTTCCAGCTCCACTCCCGGCGAGTGCCGTCCTCGCCGCGGAAGAGCAGCGCCGGCGTGTCGTCGCGCCGCCGCAGGAGGTTCTCGGCGAAGTTCAGCCGGGCCTCGGGAAACCAGCGGGCGCCGGGCATGCGATCGCCATCGACGAGGACGCGGTCACCCGCGTCTCCGATGACGCCGGCGAAGTCCCAGAGTTCGCGCCAGAAGGTCTCGCGGTGATCGACCGACCAGCGCCACAGCGCGGCCGTATCGGCGAAAGGACCGTGGTGGGCGACGGCGTGTCGGAAACGCGCGAGCGCCGAGGCCTCTTGGCGCTCGGCGCTCGGTTGCCACAGCGGTTCGGCCAT includes these proteins:
- a CDS encoding acetoacetate--CoA ligase, with the protein product MAEPLWQPSAERQEASALARFRHAVAHHGPFADTAALWRWSVDHRETFWRELWDFAGVIGDAGDRVLVDGDRMPGARWFPEARLNFAENLLRRRDDTPALLFRGEDGTRREWSWKRLWRETARWQAALAAYEIGPGDRVAAWLPNLPEAIAVMLATTSRGATFTSCSPDFGARGVLDRFGQVEPRLLVTVDAYFYGGKRHDVLAKLETVAAGLPSLEAIVLLPYASDFEEHLAPAGSLDVDAFLPPEGPAELDFPRFPFDHPLYVLYSSGTTGPPKCIVHGAGGTLLQHLKEQRLHTDVRPGDRLFYFTTLGWMMWNWLASGLASEATLQLYDGSPFHPEPTALFDYAAEERTQIFGTSAKFLDAAAKAGVSPRTSHDLSALRSVLSTGSPLVPESFDWVYRELKSDVHLASISGGTDIVSCFVLGDPTSPVYRGELQMAGLGMDVDVFDDAGRPLRGETGELVCKRPFPSMPLGFWNDDDGARYHAAYFERFPNVWCHGDFVARTEHGGFLVQGRSDAVLNPGGVRIGTAEIYRQVESLPSVEEAIAVGQDWEGDVRVVLFVKLRAAAALDEALRAEIRQRIRQHASPRHVPAHILDVPDIPRTRSGKIVELAVREVIHGRPVKNAEALANPEALEHFRDRAELSG
- a CDS encoding GNAT family N-acetyltransferase — its product is MRTQRLEIRPPRESDRARFVALFTNDTFMEFSDGVMTAEAASERFDRMLHVANEVAFGKQPIIERSSGTLVGYCGVDGFDFEGRRRLEWGYRLVAEARGQGYATEASAALLDLAEPAVRAEILAIIHPPNAASIRTITKLGFEFWKEAPVSGETRNLYRYTVPDSG
- a CDS encoding CoA ester lyase; this translates as MAPVARLRSLLFAPAVRPDFLRRLPERGADGVVIDCEDATPPNAKAEARENARALAPELAAAGASVFVRVNAVASEWFEADVREALCPELAGIIVPKLDRTEQLREATALLAAHRLELPILAGLETALGVADARELLAHPSVFAAYFGAEDFIADMGGVRTESSQEVLYARSRVALAGRLAGVLTLDQVVTDFRNDALFRREVEEARAIGYRGKLCIHPTQVVLANEGFVPSAEEVDFARRLLAAYDAASARGLAAIDFEGQMVDEPLAARARQTLAAAEETHE
- a CDS encoding MaoC family dehydratase, producing MSDAPRPHTGLWFEELERGRVVHHAIRRTITEADNVLFTSITMNPAWLHLDFDYAKNETEFGKPLVNSMLTLATVIGISVHETTLGTTVANLGFQEVTFPAPLFHGDTLRVETEVASARLSKSRPNQGIVRFEHRAFNQDDTLVCRAVRDALMHTRP